Proteins from one Escherichia coli genomic window:
- the sdaB gene encoding L-serine ammonia-lyase II → MISVFDIFKIGIGPSSSHTVGPMKAGKQFTDDLIARNLLKDVTRVVVDVYGSLSLTGKGHHTDIAIIMGLAGNLPDTVDIDSIPGFIQDVNTHGRLMLANGQHEVEFPVDQCMNFHADNLSLHENGMRITALAGDKVVYSQTYYSIGGGFIVDEEHFGQQDSAPVEVPYPYSSAADLQKHCQETGLSLSGLMMKNELALHSKEELEQHLANVWEVMRGGIERGIATEGVLPGKLRVPRRAAALRRMLVSQDKTTTDPMAVVDWINMFALAVNEENAAGGRVVTAPTNGACGIIPAVLAYYDKFIREVNANSLARYLLVASAIGSLYKMNASISGAEVGCQGEVGVACSMAAAGLAELLGASPAQVCIAAEIAMEHNLGLTCDPVAGQVQVPCIERNAIAAVKAVNAARMALRRTSEPRVCLDKVIETMYETGKDMNAKYRETSRGGLAMKIVACD, encoded by the coding sequence ATGATTAGCGTATTCGATATTTTCAAAATCGGCATTGGCCCTTCCAGTTCTCATACCGTTGGACCAATGAAAGCGGGTAAGCAATTTACCGACGATCTGATTGCCCGTAACCTGCTTAAAGACGTGACCCGCGTGGTGGTTGACGTGTACGGCTCGCTCTCTCTGACCGGTAAAGGCCACCACACAGATATCGCCATAATTATGGGTCTGGCGGGTAACCTGCCGGATACCGTGGATATCGATTCCATCCCTGGTTTTATTCAGGATGTGAATACTCATGGTCGCCTGATGTTGGCAAACGGTCAGCACGAAGTGGAGTTCCCGGTTGATCAGTGCATGAACTTCCATGCCGATAACCTTTCTCTGCATGAAAACGGCATGCGCATTACCGCGCTGGCGGGCGATAAAGTCGTTTACAGTCAGACTTACTACTCTATCGGCGGTGGCTTTATCGTTGATGAAGAACATTTTGGTCAGCAGGATAGCGCACCGGTTGAAGTTCCTTATCCGTACAGTTCCGCTGCCGATCTTCAAAAACATTGTCAGGAGACCGGGCTGTCACTCTCTGGTCTGATGATGAAAAACGAGCTGGCGCTGCACAGCAAAGAAGAACTGGAACAGCACCTGGCGAACGTCTGGGAAGTAATGCGTGGCGGTATTGAGCGCGGTATTGCCACCGAAGGCGTTTTGCCAGGCAAACTGCGCGTTCCACGCCGCGCTGCGGCACTGCGCCGGATGCTGGTTAGCCAGGATAAAACCACCACTGATCCGATGGCAGTTGTTGACTGGATCAACATGTTTGCGCTGGCAGTGAACGAAGAGAACGCTGCGGGCGGTCGCGTGGTGACTGCGCCGACTAACGGTGCGTGCGGGATTATCCCGGCAGTGCTGGCGTACTACGACAAGTTTATCCGCGAAGTGAACGCTAACTCACTGGCTCGTTACCTGCTGGTAGCAAGCGCGATTGGTTCTCTTTATAAGATGAACGCCTCGATTTCTGGTGCCGAAGTGGGTTGCCAGGGTGAAGTTGGCGTGGCGTGCTCTATGGCGGCAGCTGGTCTGGCAGAACTGTTAGGCGCAAGCCCGGCGCAGGTGTGCATCGCGGCGGAAATCGCCATGGAACACAACCTCGGTCTGACTTGTGACCCGGTTGCTGGACAAGTTCAGGTACCGTGCATTGAGCGTAACGCCATTGCGGCAGTAAAAGCGGTGAACGCTGCACGTATGGCGCTACGCCGTACCAGCGAACCACGTGTCTGCCTCGATAAAGTTATCGAAACCATGTACGAAACAGGTAAAGATATGAATGCCAAGTACCGCGAAACCTCTCGTGGTGGCCTGGCGATGAAGATTGTTGCCTGCGATTAA
- the truC gene encoding tRNA pseudouridine(65) synthase TruC, whose protein sequence is MLEIIYQDEWLVAVNKPSGWLVHRSWLDRDEKVVVMQTVRDQIGQHVFTAHRLDRPTSGVLLMGLSSEAGRLLAQQFEQHQIQKRYHAIVRGWLMEEAVLDYPLVEELDKIADKFAREDKGPQPAVTHYRGLATVEMPVATGRYPTTRYGLVELEPKTGRKHQLRRHLAHLRHPIIGDSKHGDLRQNRSGAEHFGLQRLMLHASQLSLTHPFTGEPLTIHAGLDGTWMQALSQFGWRGLLPENERVEFSAPSGQDGEISS, encoded by the coding sequence ATGCTGGAAATAATCTACCAGGATGAATGGCTGGTTGCGGTAAATAAACCCTCCGGCTGGCTGGTTCACCGCAGCTGGCTGGATCGCGACGAGAAAGTGGTGGTTATGCAAACCGTGCGTGACCAGATTGGTCAGCATGTATTTACCGCGCATCGGCTGGATCGACCGACGTCCGGCGTATTGCTGATGGGACTATCCAGCGAGGCCGGACGGCTGCTGGCACAACAGTTTGAACAGCACCAAATCCAGAAACGTTACCATGCGATTGTGCGCGGCTGGCTGATGGAAGAGGCTGTGCTGGATTATCCGCTGGTGGAAGAACTGGACAAAATCGCTGATAAATTCGCCCGCGAAGATAAAGGTCCACAGCCAGCGGTGACACATTATCGCGGTCTGGCGACCGTAGAAATGCCTGTAGCGACCGGACGTTACCCGACTACGCGCTACGGTCTGGTGGAACTGGAGCCGAAAACAGGACGCAAGCATCAGCTCCGTCGCCATCTTGCCCACTTGCGCCATCCGATTATTGGCGACAGCAAACATGGTGATTTACGTCAGAATCGTAGCGGTGCTGAACATTTTGGCCTTCAGCGGTTAATGCTGCATGCCAGTCAGTTGTCATTGACACATCCATTTACTGGCGAGCCGCTGACTATTCACGCGGGCCTGGACGGCACCTGGATGCAGGCGTTATCACAATTTGGCTGGCGGGGTCTGCTTCCTGAAAATGAAAGGGTTGAGTTCAGTGCGCCATCGGGTCAGGATGGAGAGATAAGTTCCTAA
- the yqcA gene encoding flavodoxin, with protein sequence MAEIGIFVGTVYGNSLLVAEEAEAILTAQGHKVTVFEDPELSDWLPYQDKFVLVVTSTTGQGDLPDSIVPLFQGIKDTLGFQPNLRYGVIALGDSSYVNFCNGGKQFDALLQEQSAQRIGEMLLVDASENPEPETESNPWVEQWGTLLS encoded by the coding sequence ATGGCGGAAATTGGTATTTTTGTGGGCACCGTGTACGGAAATTCACTGTTAGTGGCGGAAGAAGCGGAAGCAATTCTGACCGCGCAGGGCCACAAAGTAACGGTATTTGAAGATCCTGAATTAAGTGACTGGCTGCCCTATCAGGATAAGTTCGTTCTGGTGGTTACGTCCACGACCGGGCAGGGCGACCTTCCTGATAGCATTGTGCCGCTCTTTCAGGGAATTAAAGATACCCTGGGCTTCCAGCCGAATCTGCGTTATGGCGTGATTGCGCTCGGCGACAGTAGTTATGTGAATTTCTGCAATGGCGGCAAACAGTTCGATGCCTTGTTGCAGGAACAGAGTGCGCAGCGGATAGGGGAAATGCTGCTGGTTGACGCCAGTGAGAACCCGGAACCGGAAACGGAATCAAATCCGTGGGTCGAACAGTGGGGCACGCTGTTGTCCTGA
- the syd gene encoding SecY-interacting protein gives MDDLTAQALKDFTARYCDAWHEEHKSWPLSEELYGVPSPCIISTTEDAVYWQPQPFTGEQNVNAVERAFDIVIQPTVHTFYTTQFAGDMHAQFGDIKLTLLQTWSEDDFRRVQENLIGHLVTQKRLKLPPTLFIATLEEELEVISVCNLSGEVCKETLGTRKRTHLASNLAEFLNQLKPLL, from the coding sequence GTGGACGATTTGACCGCACAAGCCTTGAAAGATTTTACTGCACGCTACTGCGATGCGTGGCATGAAGAGCATAAAAGCTGGCCGTTAAGTGAGGAACTGTACGGCGTTCCTTCACCGTGCATTATTTCAACCACCGAAGACGCTGTATACTGGCAACCCCAGCCGTTTACCGGTGAACAAAATGTAAACGCGGTTGAACGTGCTTTTGATATTGTGATACAACCCACGGTTCATACTTTTTACACGACCCAGTTTGCCGGGGATATGCACGCGCAGTTTGGCGATATCAAACTGACATTGCTGCAAACCTGGAGTGAAGACGACTTCCGTCGGGTGCAGGAAAATCTGATTGGTCATCTGGTGACTCAGAAAAGGCTAAAACTGCCGCCCACGCTATTTATCGCGACGCTGGAAGAAGAGTTAGAGGTCATCTCGGTGTGTAATCTCTCCGGTGAAGTGTGCAAAGAGACGCTGGGAACACGCAAACGGACGCATTTAGCCTCAAATCTTGCGGAATTCCTTAATCAACTTAAGCCTCTTCTGTAA
- the queF gene encoding NADPH-dependent 7-cyano-7-deazaguanine reductase QueF (Catalyzes the NADPH-dependent reduction of 7-cyano-7-deazaguanine (preQ0) to 7-aminomethyl-7-deazaguanine (preQ1) in queuosine biosynthesis): MSSYANHQALAGLTLGKSTDYRDTYDASLLQSVPRSLNRDPLGLKADNLPFHGTDIWTLYELSWLNAKGLPQVAVGHVELDYTSVNLIESKSFKLYLNSFNQTRFNNWDEVRQTLERDLSTCAQGKVSVALYRLDELEGQPIGHFNGTCIDDQDITIDNYEFTTDYLENATSGEKVVEETLVSHLLKSNCLITHQPDWGSIQIQYRGRQIDREKLLRYLVSFRHHNEFHEQCVERIFNDLLRFCQPEKLSVYARYTRRGGLDINPWRSNSDFVPSTTRLVRQ; encoded by the coding sequence ATGTCTTCTTATGCAAACCATCAGGCACTTGCGGGCCTGACTCTTGGAAAATCAACCGATTACCGGGATACCTATGACGCCAGCCTACTGCAAAGCGTTCCACGCAGCCTGAATCGCGACCCGCTGGGTCTGAAAGCGGATAACCTGCCTTTTCACGGTACGGATATCTGGACGCTGTATGAACTTTCCTGGCTGAATGCGAAAGGTTTGCCGCAGGTCGCTGTCGGTCATGTTGAACTTGATTACACCAGCGTAAATCTGATTGAGTCGAAGAGTTTTAAGCTTTATCTCAACAGTTTTAACCAGACGCGTTTTAATAACTGGGATGAGGTGCGCCAGACGCTGGAGCGCGACTTAAGCACTTGCGCTCAGGGTAAGGTTAGCGTGGCGTTATATCGTCTTGATGAACTGGAAGGCCAGCCGATAGGTCATTTCAATGGCACCTGCATTGATGACCAGGATATCACTATCGATAACTATGAATTCACTACTGACTATCTTGAGAATGCCACCAGTGGTGAAAAAGTAGTAGAAGAGACGCTCGTCAGCCACCTGCTGAAATCAAACTGCCTGATCACCCATCAACCAGATTGGGGTTCGATCCAAATTCAGTATCGTGGACGCCAAATTGACAGAGAAAAACTGCTGCGTTACCTGGTTTCTTTCCGTCATCACAACGAGTTCCACGAACAGTGCGTGGAACGCATCTTTAATGACCTGTTACGCTTCTGCCAGCCAGAGAAATTGAGCGTTTACGCACGTTATACCCGTCGTGGCGGTCTGGACATTAACCCGTGGCGCAGTAACAGCGATTTTGTCCCATCGACCACAAGACTGGTTCGGCAATAA
- the ppnN gene encoding nucleotide 5'-monophosphate nucleosidase PpnN — protein sequence MITHISPLGSMDMLSQLEVDMLKRTASSDLYQLFRNCSLAVLNSGSLTDNSKELLSRFENFDINVLRRERGVKLELINPPEEAFVDGRIIRALQANLFAVLRDILFVYGQIHNTVRFPNLNLDNSVHITNLVFSILRNARALHIGEAPNMVVCWGGHSINENEYLYARRVGNQLGLRELNICTGCGPGAMEAPMKGAAVGHAQQRYKDSRFIGMTEPSIIAAEPPNPLVNELIIMPDIEKRLEAFVRIAHGIIIFPGGVGTAEELLYLLGILMNPANKDQVLPLILTGPKESADYFRVLDEFVVHTLGENARRHYRIIIDDAAEVARQMKKSMPLVKENRRDTGDAYSFNWSMRIAPDLQMPFEPSHENMANLKLYPDQPVEVLAADLRRAFSGIVAGNVKEVGIRAIEEFGPYKINGDKEIMRRMDDLLQGFVAQHRMKLPGSAYIPCYEICT from the coding sequence TTGATTACACATATTAGCCCGCTTGGCTCCATGGATATGTTGTCGCAGCTGGAAGTGGATATGCTTAAACGCACCGCCAGCAGCGACCTCTATCAACTGTTTCGCAACTGTTCACTTGCCGTACTGAACTCCGGTAGTTTGACCGATAACAGCAAAGAATTGCTGTCTCGTTTTGAAAATTTCGATATTAACGTCCTGCGCCGTGAACGCGGCGTAAAGCTGGAACTGATTAATCCCCCGGAAGAAGCTTTTGTCGATGGGCGTATTATCCGCGCTTTGCAGGCCAACTTGTTCGCGGTTCTGCGTGACATTCTCTTCGTTTACGGGCAAATCCATAACACCGTTCGTTTTCCCAACCTGAATCTCGACAACTCCGTCCACATCACTAACCTGGTCTTTTCCATCTTGCGTAACGCTCGTGCGCTGCATATCGGTGAAGCGCCAAATATGGTGGTCTGCTGGGGCGGGCACTCAATTAACGAAAACGAGTATTTGTATGCCCGTCGCGTCGGGAATCAGCTGGGCCTGCGTGAGCTGAATATCTGCACCGGCTGTGGTCCGGGAGCGATGGAAGCGCCGATGAAAGGTGCTGCGGTCGGACACGCACAGCAGCGTTACAAAGACAGTCGTTTTATTGGTATGACAGAGCCGTCGATTATCGCCGCTGAACCGCCTAACCCGCTGGTCAACGAATTGATCATCATGCCAGATATCGAAAAACGTCTGGAAGCGTTTGTCCGTATCGCTCACGGTATCATTATCTTCCCTGGCGGTGTGGGTACGGCAGAAGAGTTGCTGTATTTGCTGGGAATTTTAATGAACCCGGCCAACAAAGATCAGGTTTTACCATTGATCCTCACCGGCCCGAAAGAGAGCGCAGACTACTTCCGCGTACTGGACGAGTTTGTCGTGCATACGCTGGGAGAAAACGCGCGACGCCATTATCGCATCATCATTGATGACGCCGCTGAAGTCGCTCGTCAGATGAAAAAATCGATGCCGCTGGTGAAAGAAAACCGTCGCGATACGGGCGATGCCTACAGCTTTAACTGGTCAATGCGCATTGCGCCCGATCTGCAAATGCCGTTTGAGCCGTCTCACGAGAACATGGCTAATCTGAAACTGTACCCGGATCAGCCAGTAGAAGTTTTGGCCGCTGATCTGCGTCGTGCCTTCTCCGGTATTGTGGCGGGTAACGTAAAAGAAGTCGGTATTCGCGCCATTGAAGAGTTTGGTCCTTACAAAATCAACGGCGATAAAGAGATTATGCGTCGTATGGACGACCTGCTACAGGGTTTTGTTGCCCAGCATCGTATGAAGTTGCCAGGCTCAGCCTACATCCCTTGCTACGAAATCTGCACGTAA
- the sdaC gene encoding HAAAP family serine/threonine permease SdaC, whose protein sequence is METTQTSTIVSKDSRSAWRKTDTMWMLGLYGTAIGAGVLFLPINAGVGGMIPLIIMAILAFPMTFFAHRGLTRFVLSGKNPGEDITEVVEEHFGIGAGKLITLLYFFAIYPILLVYSVAITNTVESFMSHQLGMTPPPRAILSLILIVGMMTIVRFGEQMIVKAMSILVFPFVGVLMLLALYLIPQWNGAALETLSLDTASATGNGLWMTLWLAIPVMVFSFNHSPIISSFAVAKREEYGDMAEQKCSKILAFAHIMMVLTVMFFVFSCVLSLTPADLAAAKEQNISILSYLANHFNAPVIAWMAPIIAIIAITKSFLGHYLGAREGFNGMVIKSLRGKGKSIEINKLNRITALFMLVTTWIVATLNPSILGMIETLGGPIIAMILFLMPMYAIQKVPAMRKYSGHISNVFVVVMGLIAISAIFYSLFS, encoded by the coding sequence ATGGAAACGACTCAAACCAGCACGATTGTGTCGAAAGACTCACGTAGTGCATGGCGCAAGACAGACACCATGTGGATGCTGGGCCTTTACGGCACGGCAATCGGCGCGGGCGTGCTGTTCCTGCCAATCAACGCCGGTGTTGGCGGTATGATCCCGCTGATCATCATGGCTATCCTTGCGTTCCCGATGACGTTTTTTGCTCACCGCGGCCTGACTCGCTTCGTACTGTCTGGTAAAAACCCGGGCGAAGACATCACCGAGGTTGTAGAAGAACACTTTGGTATTGGTGCAGGTAAACTGATTACCCTGCTCTACTTCTTTGCTATCTACCCGATCCTGCTGGTTTACAGTGTGGCAATCACCAACACGGTTGAAAGCTTCATGTCTCACCAGCTGGGTATGACGCCGCCGCCGCGTGCGATTCTGTCTCTGATCCTGATTGTGGGTATGATGACTATTGTTCGCTTCGGTGAGCAGATGATCGTGAAGGCGATGAGTATTCTGGTATTCCCGTTTGTTGGTGTACTGATGCTGCTGGCTCTGTACCTGATCCCTCAGTGGAACGGCGCAGCACTGGAAACGCTGTCTCTGGACACTGCATCGGCAACCGGCAACGGTCTGTGGATGACCCTGTGGCTGGCGATTCCGGTCATGGTGTTCTCGTTCAACCACTCTCCGATCATCTCTTCTTTCGCCGTTGCGAAGCGTGAAGAGTACGGCGATATGGCAGAACAGAAATGCTCGAAGATCCTGGCATTCGCACACATCATGATGGTGCTGACCGTAATGTTCTTCGTCTTCAGCTGTGTACTGAGCCTGACTCCGGCAGACCTGGCTGCGGCTAAAGAGCAGAACATCTCGATTCTGTCTTACCTGGCTAACCACTTTAACGCACCGGTTATCGCGTGGATGGCTCCGATTATCGCGATTATCGCTATCACCAAATCCTTCCTCGGCCACTACCTGGGTGCACGTGAAGGCTTCAACGGTATGGTGATTAAATCTCTGCGTGGTAAAGGTAAGTCTATCGAAATCAACAAGCTGAACCGTATCACTGCGCTGTTCATGCTGGTAACGACCTGGATTGTTGCCACCCTGAACCCGAGCATCCTGGGTATGATTGAAACCCTGGGCGGCCCAATCATCGCGATGATCCTGTTCCTGATGCCGATGTACGCAATCCAGAAAGTACCGGCAATGCGTAAGTACAGCGGTCACATCAGCAACGTATTCGTTGTCGTGATGGGTCTGATTGCAATCTCCGCAATCTTCTACTCTCTGTTCAGCTAA
- the yqcC gene encoding YqcC family protein, with product MTTHDRVRLQLQALEALLREHQHWRNDEPQPHQFNSTQPFFMDTMEPLEWLQWVLIPRMHDLLDNNQPLPGAFAVAPYYEMALATDHPQRALILAELEKLDALFADDAS from the coding sequence ATGACCACTCATGACCGCGTTCGTCTCCAGTTGCAGGCGCTTGAAGCGTTACTGCGTGAACATCAGCACTGGCGAAACGATGAACCCCAGCCGCATCAATTTAACAGTACCCAACCGTTCTTTATGGACACCATGGAACCACTGGAGTGGTTGCAGTGGGTGCTGATTCCGCGAATGCACGATTTGTTAGATAATAACCAGCCATTACCGGGCGCTTTTGCTGTTGCACCCTATTATGAAATGGCGCTGGCGACGGACCATCCGCAACGCGCGCTTATTCTGGCTGAGCTGGAAAAACTGGATGCTCTTTTTGCGGATGATGCGAGCTGA